In Melospiza georgiana isolate bMelGeo1 chromosome 8, bMelGeo1.pri, whole genome shotgun sequence, one genomic interval encodes:
- the SFXN2 gene encoding sideroflexin-2 isoform X2 produces MATVSPSFDIDSPRWDQSTFVGRLKHFLNITDPRTVLVSEEELDRAKALVESCRAGLVPPGSSQEQLLYAKKLYDSAFHPDSGEKMNFIGRMSFQVPGGMAITGCMLQFYRTVPAVVFWQWVNQSFNAFVNYTNRNAASPISLRQIGVAYVTATSAALATAVGLNLYTKRAPPLLARWVPFAAVAAANCVNIPMMRQQEIINGITVTDENNNELGRSRRAAVKGIAQVVLSRITMAAPGMTDPGSPWASAGAALRGLPPVHGASSLCPLPPAMLPCTG; encoded by the exons ATGGCCACAGTTTCCCCTAGCTTCGACATCGACTCCCCACGCTGGGACCAGAGCACCTTCGTGGGGCGCCTGAAGCACTTCCTCAACATCACCGACCCTCGGACAGTGCTGGTGtcagaggaggagctggaccGGGCCAAGGCCCTGGtggagagctgcag ggctgggctggtgccgCCAGgaagcagccaggagcagctgctctatGCCAAGAAGCTGTACGACTCAGCCTTCCACCCTGACAGCGGTGAGAAGATGAACTTCATTGGCAGGATGTCCTTCCAGGTGCCGGGGGGCATGGCCATCACTGGCTGCATGCTCCAGTTCTATCG GACAGTGCCTGCAGTGGTTTTCTGGCAGTGGGTGAACCAGTCCTTCAATGCCTTTGTCAACTACACCAACCGCAACGCTGCCTCCCCCATCTCCCTGAG GCAAATCGGGGTGGCTTATGTCACGGCCACCAGTGCAGCCCTGGCCACCGCAGTGGGACTCAACCTCTACACCAAG CGAGCGCCCCCCTTACTGGCCCGCTGGGTCCCCtttgcagctgtggctgctgccaaCTGCGTCAATATCCCCATGATGCGGCAACA GGAGATCATCAACGGGATCACAGTGACAGATGAGAACAACAACGAGCTCGGCCGCTCCAGG AGGGCAGCAGTGAAGGGCATCGCGCAGGTTGTGCTCTCCAGGATCACCATGGCAGCACCGGGCATGA CGGATCCAGGTTCTCCATGGGcctctgcaggtgctgctctgcGGGGGCTT CCTCCTGTTCATGgtgccagcagcctgtgccctcTTCCCCCAGCGATG ctcccttgcaCTGGCTGA
- the SFXN2 gene encoding sideroflexin-2 isoform X1 yields the protein MATVSPSFDIDSPRWDQSTFVGRLKHFLNITDPRTVLVSEEELDRAKALVESCRAGLVPPGSSQEQLLYAKKLYDSAFHPDSGEKMNFIGRMSFQVPGGMAITGCMLQFYRTVPAVVFWQWVNQSFNAFVNYTNRNAASPISLRQIGVAYVTATSAALATAVGLNLYTKRAPPLLARWVPFAAVAAANCVNIPMMRQQEIINGITVTDENNNELGRSRRAAVKGIAQVVLSRITMAAPGMTDPGSPWASAGAALRGLPPVHGASSLCPLPPAMVPLPLLPPPAWDLGSLPPSLVPLCPSQEKQDGHPPFNPK from the exons ATGGCCACAGTTTCCCCTAGCTTCGACATCGACTCCCCACGCTGGGACCAGAGCACCTTCGTGGGGCGCCTGAAGCACTTCCTCAACATCACCGACCCTCGGACAGTGCTGGTGtcagaggaggagctggaccGGGCCAAGGCCCTGGtggagagctgcag ggctgggctggtgccgCCAGgaagcagccaggagcagctgctctatGCCAAGAAGCTGTACGACTCAGCCTTCCACCCTGACAGCGGTGAGAAGATGAACTTCATTGGCAGGATGTCCTTCCAGGTGCCGGGGGGCATGGCCATCACTGGCTGCATGCTCCAGTTCTATCG GACAGTGCCTGCAGTGGTTTTCTGGCAGTGGGTGAACCAGTCCTTCAATGCCTTTGTCAACTACACCAACCGCAACGCTGCCTCCCCCATCTCCCTGAG GCAAATCGGGGTGGCTTATGTCACGGCCACCAGTGCAGCCCTGGCCACCGCAGTGGGACTCAACCTCTACACCAAG CGAGCGCCCCCCTTACTGGCCCGCTGGGTCCCCtttgcagctgtggctgctgccaaCTGCGTCAATATCCCCATGATGCGGCAACA GGAGATCATCAACGGGATCACAGTGACAGATGAGAACAACAACGAGCTCGGCCGCTCCAGG AGGGCAGCAGTGAAGGGCATCGCGCAGGTTGTGCTCTCCAGGATCACCATGGCAGCACCGGGCATGA CGGATCCAGGTTCTCCATGGGcctctgcaggtgctgctctgcGGGGGCTT CCTCCTGTTCATGgtgccagcagcctgtgccctcTTCCCCCAGCGATGGTACCTCTTCCACTGCTTCCCCCTCCTGCATGGGATCTTGGGAGCCTTCCTCCTTCCCTAGTTCCTCTCTGCCCATCCCAGGAGAAGCAGGATGGGCACCCACCCTTCAACCCAAAGTAG